GGAAAGCTCGTGGACGTTAAGGGGGAAGGGAAGGTCACCATACCGCCGGGTTCATACGCTCTCATCCTCACCCTTGAGAGGGTAAAGCTTCCCGATGGCGTCATGGGGGACATGAAACTGAGGAGCAGTTTGGCCCGGGAAGGTTTGCTGGGCTCCTTCGCGTGGGTTGACCCGGGCTGGGACGGGAAGCTAACCTTGGGCATTTACAATGCCTCCCACGAGGCCGTTGATCTGGAATACGGGGAGAGGTTTGTGCAGATTGCCTTCGTGAGACTTGAGGGGCCGGCCCGCAATCCCTACAGGGGAAACTATCAGGGAAGTGCTCATATTGCGTTTTCTAGGAGGAAATCGCGCCGGTAGTGAATTACCAGCCAATACTCCAAGCTAGGAACAACATCCACAACGGCAACCCGGCTGAACCTCCTAGAAGAGCCCATCTAGGTGGGGCCTCCTTTTGAGATTTAAACAATTGTCGAGAACTTTGCTGGTGTATCCGGTTGGGTGGACCTCTTCCGGGGCAAACGGAATGTACTTTAAGGTTCACTGGCAGTTTGGACGGTTGAGAGGGCTTAGTTACCGAAAGTTTTATATACCTCCGTTCATCTAAAGAATACCGAAGAAAACCTTAAGGAGGTGTTGTGAATGGCCGAGCTCCCGATTGCCCCGGTTGACAGGCTTATAAGGA
The sequence above is drawn from the Thermococcus sp. genome and encodes:
- the dcd gene encoding dCTP deaminase, producing the protein MILPDWKIRKGILIEPFSEESLQPAGYDLRVGDEAYVEGKLVDVKGEGKVTIPPGSYALILTLERVKLPDGVMGDMKLRSSLAREGLLGSFAWVDPGWDGKLTLGIYNASHEAVDLEYGERFVQIAFVRLEGPARNPYRGNYQGSAHIAFSRRKSRR